One stretch of Maylandia zebra isolate NMK-2024a linkage group LG13, Mzebra_GT3a, whole genome shotgun sequence DNA includes these proteins:
- the LOC101481555 gene encoding myelin and lymphocyte protein: protein MAATTAQPMGSLPSGLGICTTAPDIFYIPELVFGGLVWILVASTHVAPPNPLGWVMFVSVFCFVMTFLWMIIFAAGGHKNSSHWAAADFAYHGLAALFFLSAGVDLAIVTIGVKDLDLKIYRTYISAVVFAFVATLLYFIHAILSAIRWKYF from the exons ATGGCTGCAACAACTGCTCAGCCCATGGGGAGCCTGCCCAGTGGACTGGGAATATGCACCACTGCACCGGATATATTTTACATACCTGAACTG GTATTTGGTGGTTTGGTTTGGATTCTAGTTGCATCGACACACGTGGCCCCACCGAACCCTCTGGGGTGGGTGATGTTCGTCTCTGTTTTCTGCTTCGTCATGACCTTCCTCTGGATGATCATCTTCGCTGCCGGAGGTCATAAAAACAGTTCTCACTGGGCTGCTGCT GATTTTGCTTACCATGGCCTGGCAGCGCTCTTTTTTCTAAGTGCAGGGGTGGATTTGGCTATCGTCACCATCGGGGTGAAAGACCTTGACCTTAAAATCTACAGGACTTACATTTCTGCTGTG gtgttcGCCTTCGTGGCCACACTCCTGTACTTCATCCATGCCATTCTCTCAGCCATCCGATGGAAATATTTCTGA